In the Nerophis ophidion isolate RoL-2023_Sa linkage group LG01, RoL_Noph_v1.0, whole genome shotgun sequence genome, one interval contains:
- the gstt2 gene encoding glutathione S-transferase theta-2 isoform X1 gives MATSRVVNLYLDLLSQPCRAVHILVNVADIPHRVHTVALRKGEQQSAHFTDINPVQKVPVIEVDGFVLTESAAILKYLCSKYEVAEHWYPRQPERRARVEEYTAWHHTNTRPHAAKVFLLEVLIPTRTGSGVDQALLSRALSQLDATLDLLESMFLRRQPFLCGDDITLADLLAACELMQPVGGGRDVLQGRPQLRRWMTRVQSALGHAFHEAHAVLYAVRDRRRAKL, from the exons ATGGCGACGAGCCGCGTGGTCAATCTTTACTTGGACCTTCTTTCTCAGCCTTGCCGCGCCGTCCACATCCTGGTCAATGTCGCCGACATCCCGCACCGCGTCCACACGGTGGCGCTCAGGAAAG gagaacagcagagtgcacacttcaccgacatCAACCCcgtgcagaaagttcctgtcataGAAGTCGACGGCTTTGTGCTCACTgagag tgccgccatcttgaagtacCTGTGCAGCAAGTACGAGGTTGCCGAGCACTGGTATCCACGGCAACCAGAGAGGCGGGCCCGAGTGGAGGAGTACACGGCGTGGCATCACACCAACACTCGACCGCACGCCGCCAAAGTCTTCCTGCTGGAG GTCCTCATCCCCACCCGGACCGGTTCTGGCGTGGACCAGGCGCTGTTGTCCCGCGCCTTGTCCCAGCTGGACGCCACGCTGGACCTGCTGGAGTCCATGTTCCTGCGGAGACAGCCCTTCCTGTGCGGCGATGACATCACGCTGGCGGACCTGCTCGCCGCCTGCGAGCTCATGCAG CCCGTAGGTGGCGGCAGAGACGTCTTGCAGGGACGTCCTCAGCTGCGGCGCTGGATGACCCGGGTCCAGTCGGCGCTGGGCCACGCCTTCCACGAGGCGCACGCCGTCCTGTACGCCGTCAGAGACCGCCGCCGGGCCAAGCTGTGA
- the LOC133548771 gene encoding putative uncharacterized protein BRD3OS: MADCGGAAAAVEDGAAPLARKALSAAFCRLRYRDTSLLVWRQQQEAAAPPPSYLSRSQSSWYSNYGNQAVLVRDRSSLQDAGQSRICSVM; the protein is encoded by the coding sequence ATGGCGGACTGCGGCGGTGCTGCTGCTGCGGTAGAAGACGGCGCGGCCCCGCTGGCGAGGAAGGCTCTGTCCGCGGCCTTCTGTCGGCTGCGTTACCGGGACACGTCGCTGCTGGTGTGGCGGCAGCAGCAGGAGGCCGCCGCCCCGCCGCCGTCTTACCTCAGCCGCAGCCAGTCCTCCTGGTACAGTAACTATGGCAACCAGGCCGTGCTGGTCCGGGACAGGAGCAGCCTGCAGGACGCGGGACAGTCCCGGATCTGCAGCGTCATGtag